A genomic stretch from Desulfurococcaceae archaeon MEX13E-LK6-19 includes:
- a CDS encoding dual specificity protein phosphatase family protein: MYKWIISEKLAVSPMPALEEIRELSNIFDGVVVLIEPHEYPGGDIRNYINLWKDMGVEVYYSPTRDFWFPPILELYHITKWIHEKIKEGGRVLVHCMGGIGRSGTVAASYIIYSSDIVPWNAVSHVRKHIPGALEVPRQEKIVYDYYYMLKYISDRKLLEMIDREAAKRNYGAGIKHVSKVTQLSIEILTDMGLFKNIDDYTKKAVVIASILHDMGYSSGDHGEKSVEIASKILGMTDLDDKIIDLILTIIRCHHINWCKEIRYDLPLGILWIADYLDHGFDNTVDYIEVDVEDSDLVLKIHCGIECSHNIDELRKILPSIEEIIGKRITIKRYYE; the protein is encoded by the coding sequence ATGTATAAATGGATCATTAGTGAGAAATTAGCTGTATCGCCGATGCCAGCATTGGAGGAAATTCGTGAGCTAAGCAATATCTTTGATGGAGTTGTAGTTCTTATTGAGCCTCATGAGTATCCTGGAGGCGATATAAGGAATTATATCAATCTATGGAAAGACATGGGAGTAGAAGTTTACTATAGTCCTACACGAGATTTCTGGTTTCCACCGATCCTGGAACTCTACCATATAACAAAGTGGATTCACGAAAAAATAAAGGAAGGCGGAAGGGTTCTGGTACACTGTATGGGCGGGATTGGTAGAAGTGGTACGGTAGCTGCTTCATATATTATCTACAGTAGTGACATAGTTCCATGGAATGCAGTATCTCATGTAAGGAAGCATATACCGGGAGCTCTTGAAGTTCCTAGGCAGGAGAAAATAGTCTACGATTACTACTATATGCTTAAGTATATTAGTGATAGAAAGTTACTCGAAATGATAGATCGTGAAGCAGCTAAAAGAAACTATGGAGCGGGTATAAAACATGTATCAAAAGTAACACAATTATCGATTGAAATACTTACGGATATGGGTTTATTCAAGAATATAGATGACTATACTAAGAAAGCTGTTGTTATAGCATCTATCCTTCACGACATGGGTTATAGTAGTGGAGATCATGGAGAAAAATCTGTTGAAATAGCATCGAAAATACTTGGAATGACTGATCTCGATGATAAGATTATAGATCTTATATTAACGATTATTAGATGCCATCATATTAATTGGTGTAAAGAAATCAGATATGATCTGCCATTAGGAATATTGTGGATTGCCGATTACCTAGACCATGGTTTCGATAATACTGTTGATTATATTGAAGTTGATGTCGAGGATAGCGATTTAGTTCTAAAAATTCATTGTGGTATAGAGTGTAGTCATAATATTGATGAACTGAGGAAAATATTGCCTAGTATCGAAGAAATAATTGGGAAAAGAATTACTATCAAAAGATACTATGAATAA
- a CDS encoding isoaspartyl peptidase/L-asparaginase has protein sequence MAKPILLLHGGAGRWRATRERIHESLKAIAEARDHGYRYIETGSALEAVVEAVAYMEDSGAFNAGIGSVLNFVGEREMDAGVMDGVTKRVGAVAAVTYPKNPVKLARLVMEKTEHVILAGRGADFIAEKSGLPRIGPIPERIVERYNELIKKYKSGDIPYYKGNRAFLEEIGLMDTVGAVAVDKDGRLAAAVSTGGVWLKLPGRVGDSPIPGAGFYADENVAIAATGLGEAIVKTMASLRIAILVSMGYNVVKAGELVIDYATETIGPDTIGVIAVDKRGRYYIGFNTEHMMVALKSDKECYAKLLSRSGVEESL, from the coding sequence ATGGCCAAGCCTATTCTGCTTCTACATGGTGGTGCTGGAAGATGGAGAGCTACACGTGAAAGAATTCATGAAAGCCTTAAGGCAATAGCCGAAGCTAGGGATCATGGATATAGGTATATTGAGACTGGTTCTGCACTTGAAGCAGTTGTTGAAGCAGTTGCTTACATGGAGGATTCAGGAGCATTTAATGCTGGTATTGGTAGTGTCCTTAATTTTGTTGGTGAAAGGGAAATGGATGCGGGCGTTATGGATGGTGTAACGAAACGCGTTGGTGCTGTTGCTGCTGTAACTTACCCAAAGAACCCTGTTAAACTAGCAAGGCTTGTTATGGAGAAGACAGAACATGTCATATTGGCTGGTCGTGGGGCTGATTTTATTGCTGAGAAATCGGGCTTACCAAGAATAGGTCCTATACCAGAGCGTATAGTGGAGCGCTACAATGAACTCATTAAGAAGTATAAGAGTGGTGACATACCTTATTATAAGGGTAACAGAGCTTTTCTCGAAGAAATAGGATTGATGGATACTGTTGGAGCAGTTGCTGTTGACAAAGATGGGCGTTTGGCAGCTGCTGTTAGTACCGGGGGTGTATGGCTTAAACTACCAGGTAGGGTAGGCGATTCACCTATACCTGGAGCTGGCTTCTATGCTGATGAAAATGTGGCTATTGCTGCGACAGGTCTGGGCGAGGCAATAGTTAAGACCATGGCATCGTTGAGGATAGCTATTCTTGTCAGTATGGGATACAATGTTGTCAAAGCAGGCGAGCTAGTAATAGACTATGCAACCGAGACTATAGGACCCGATACAATAGGCGTTATAGCCGTAGATAAGAGAGGCAGGTACTACATAGGCTTCAATACAGAACATATGATGGTAGCTCTTAAGAGCGATAAAGAATGCTATGCGAAATTATTGTCACGTAGCGGTGTCGAGGAGTCGTTGTAA
- a CDS encoding radical SAM protein, whose protein sequence is MFFKEKKCRLCGRKSVLISQELGICGKCLRERPEEALPLIDEVHKRIRVEIGLPPEPPRNPDGRLCGICANNCRIPVGARGYCGVIRNNNGVLEPVTGDFNKVPGLVYLDPHPTNCVADWVCPGATGRGYPKYSLSPHGPEMGYYNIAVFYGSCNFDCLFCQNWEYRRMAVEAKPLLSTDDLVKSVSHRTTCVCFFGGDPGPNMVHAIKSVKEMLDMAESLKLPVFRICWETNGFMSRNMLDQAIEYSLRTGGIIKIDVKAWTPSIYKALTGQDGRVVFENIKRVAERIYERPEVPLLVVSTLLVPGYVDEYEVEQIARFLAELDPNIPYRLLAFHPEYKMRDLPTTSKNHAYKALEAAKKAGLRNISIGNWWLLSNAY, encoded by the coding sequence ATGTTTTTTAAAGAAAAGAAATGCAGGTTATGTGGAAGAAAATCAGTTCTTATATCACAAGAACTTGGTATATGTGGTAAGTGTCTGCGTGAACGACCAGAAGAAGCCCTGCCTTTAATCGATGAAGTGCATAAACGCATCAGAGTTGAAATAGGATTACCGCCAGAGCCTCCAAGAAACCCCGATGGTAGACTATGTGGTATTTGTGCAAACAACTGTAGAATACCCGTAGGAGCACGGGGCTACTGTGGTGTAATAAGGAATAATAATGGTGTTCTCGAGCCGGTGACCGGGGATTTCAATAAGGTTCCCGGGCTTGTATATCTCGACCCACATCCTACTAACTGTGTTGCAGACTGGGTTTGCCCCGGTGCTACGGGGCGTGGTTATCCAAAGTATTCTCTTTCACCACATGGGCCTGAGATGGGTTATTACAACATAGCGGTATTCTATGGTTCATGTAATTTCGATTGTTTATTCTGTCAAAACTGGGAATACCGTAGAATGGCTGTTGAGGCGAAACCACTACTCTCCACAGATGATCTTGTTAAGAGTGTTTCTCATAGAACAACATGTGTATGTTTCTTTGGAGGAGACCCAGGGCCCAATATGGTGCATGCAATTAAGTCTGTGAAAGAAATGCTTGACATGGCTGAATCATTGAAGTTACCAGTATTCAGGATCTGTTGGGAGACCAACGGTTTTATGTCGAGGAATATGCTTGATCAAGCTATTGAATATAGTCTGAGAACCGGAGGTATAATAAAAATTGATGTAAAAGCATGGACTCCAAGCATCTATAAGGCGTTGACCGGTCAAGATGGTAGAGTCGTCTTTGAGAACATTAAGAGAGTTGCTGAAAGAATTTATGAGAGACCAGAAGTTCCCTTGCTGGTTGTTAGTACACTCCTTGTACCAGGTTACGTGGATGAATATGAAGTTGAGCAAATAGCTAGGTTCTTAGCCGAATTAGATCCTAATATACCGTATAGGCTTCTTGCTTTTCATCCAGAATACAAGATGAGGGATCTGCCTACAACGAGTAAGAATCACGCCTATAAAGCCTTGGAGGCTGCTAAAAAAGCTGGTCTACGAAACATATCTATAGGGAATTGGTGGCTACTGTCAAATGCTTACTAG
- a CDS encoding ATP-binding cassette domain-containing protein, with translation MEKTRIALEANNLWYRYSVSQQWVLKNINFFVKEGETVAIVGPFGCGKTTLFRVLTGIAEKVYGGELRGEIRIFGKPVSEYSSKELTRHIGILFQNPMLQFIEYVVEDDLYSFAEKYYSDHNYIERQIETVLDFFGIKKLRKKRVFELSGGELRKVAIAKLMMLKPRILLMDEPLLWLDQRGVESFLKLLNILKSLGLTIVISEHRVLPLIPFVDKIIIMDNGHISSIKDVKKVLEDSVKEREYVFQSNRITVGMNNILENYPLDRLVASKCMKDLCLENVWFKYSKRSPWVLREVNFSAKLGELVVILGDNGSGKTTLLKIISGMLKPTRGRVIILGYNPAKKKNEVYFVPQVHHVSFSEETVFDEVAKIVCSGKNKHRNCEETVIKILEQYGLVDKLYESPYNLSWGQQLLLNIVLAILSERRIILFDEPTTGLSYADKIAIARIIRRMGSLRILTTHDVDFAAMLKPSRLYMITGGKLYLIDVGAFIEKTIPIVKSAYELLKDILGEKLVGDIDVLDLA, from the coding sequence ATGGAGAAAACAAGGATAGCTCTTGAAGCGAATAATCTATGGTATCGGTATAGCGTCTCTCAACAATGGGTTTTAAAAAATATTAACTTTTTTGTAAAAGAGGGTGAAACCGTAGCTATAGTTGGCCCTTTTGGATGCGGTAAAACAACGTTATTCCGTGTATTAACAGGGATCGCTGAGAAAGTTTATGGTGGTGAATTAAGGGGCGAGATAAGAATTTTTGGAAAACCTGTTTCCGAGTACAGTAGTAAGGAATTAACGAGACATATTGGCATACTATTCCAGAATCCTATGCTACAATTCATAGAATACGTTGTTGAAGACGATCTCTACAGTTTCGCTGAAAAATACTATAGTGATCACAACTATATAGAACGTCAAATAGAAACAGTACTGGATTTTTTTGGAATAAAGAAGTTGAGGAAGAAACGTGTTTTCGAGCTGTCGGGTGGAGAGCTAAGAAAAGTTGCTATAGCCAAATTAATGATGCTTAAACCTCGTATATTGTTAATGGATGAACCCTTGTTATGGCTTGACCAGCGTGGTGTAGAAAGCTTCCTAAAATTGTTAAATATATTAAAATCGCTTGGTTTGACAATTGTTATTAGTGAACATAGAGTCCTTCCTCTCATACCTTTTGTAGATAAGATAATTATCATGGATAATGGGCATATTAGCTCTATTAAGGATGTGAAGAAAGTACTAGAGGATAGTGTTAAAGAAAGAGAATATGTTTTTCAGTCTAATAGGATAACCGTAGGCATGAATAATATTTTAGAAAATTATCCATTAGATCGGCTTGTAGCCTCAAAGTGTATGAAGGATTTATGTCTTGAGAATGTATGGTTTAAGTATAGTAAAAGAAGTCCGTGGGTTTTAAGAGAGGTAAATTTCAGTGCTAAATTAGGTGAACTTGTTGTCATACTTGGTGATAACGGATCGGGTAAAACAACTCTTCTCAAGATAATCTCTGGTATGCTAAAACCTACACGTGGAAGAGTAATTATTCTTGGCTATAATCCGGCGAAGAAGAAGAACGAAGTATATTTTGTCCCACAAGTACATCATGTTTCGTTTTCTGAAGAAACAGTATTTGATGAAGTCGCAAAAATTGTTTGCTCAGGTAAAAATAAGCATAGAAATTGTGAGGAAACAGTTATTAAAATACTTGAACAATATGGTCTTGTGGATAAACTTTATGAGAGCCCCTATAATCTATCGTGGGGGCAACAATTATTACTCAATATAGTGCTAGCCATTTTGTCCGAGAGGAGAATAATACTATTTGATGAACCGACTACAGGTCTTAGTTATGCTGATAAAATAGCGATTGCAAGAATCATAAGGAGAATGGGATCATTAAGAATATTAACTACACATGACGTCGATTTTGCCGCAATGCTCAAGCCGTCAAGGCTTTACATGATTACTGGAGGTAAGCTCTATTTAATTGATGTGGGGGCCTTCATCGAAAAAACTATTCCCATAGTCAAATCCGCTTATGAATTATTGAAGGATATTTTAGGAGAAAAACTTGTAGGTGATATTGATGTACTCGATCTTGCGTGA
- a CDS encoding MarC family protein, translated as MEIMIDEVIKATLMLFVVLDAIGNAPLFYYFTRTMTVSKRKATIRLSIVVAMGILMFFVIFGDLLLKYLGTSINDFRIAGGLILFIYAVLGLLGHTSAEDVSEEEIAVVPLATPLLAGPGSITVVIYIKYMWGFLVAITSLAINIVIAWVLLETGDKLLSLLGRRGSIVLSKIMSIILAVYAVSMIRGGIIGMFAD; from the coding sequence GTGGAGATAATGATAGATGAAGTAATTAAAGCAACATTGATGCTGTTTGTAGTACTTGATGCCATAGGTAACGCGCCTCTTTTCTATTATTTCACTAGGACAATGACTGTAAGTAAGAGAAAAGCGACAATAAGGCTTAGTATAGTAGTTGCAATGGGTATACTTATGTTCTTCGTGATATTTGGAGATCTTTTACTAAAGTATTTGGGTACATCGATTAATGACTTTAGAATAGCTGGCGGGCTAATATTATTCATCTATGCTGTACTAGGATTACTCGGGCATACCTCGGCCGAGGATGTTAGCGAGGAAGAAATAGCTGTAGTACCTCTTGCAACACCATTATTGGCGGGACCAGGCTCGATAACTGTTGTTATCTACATAAAGTATATGTGGGGATTTCTTGTTGCAATAACAAGTCTTGCCATAAATATAGTGATAGCATGGGTTTTGCTTGAGACAGGAGATAAACTATTGAGTCTCCTGGGGCGGAGAGGAAGTATCGTGCTTAGCAAGATCATGTCCATCATACTCGCCGTATATGCTGTGTCAATGATTCGAGGCGGTATAATTGGCATGTTTGCAGACTAG
- a CDS encoding thioesterase family protein: MSSGLEPGIKHVITKIVREEDTAKHVGSGGVSVLSTPTMIAWMENAALQLAEKYLPENQTTVGIHVDIYHKAPAPIGAKVDIEAELVEVKGRRLVFKVKAYSGQIIIGEGIHERYIVDKDKFKEKIKEVLEKIEKATETT, encoded by the coding sequence ATGAGCAGCGGGCTTGAACCAGGTATAAAACATGTTATAACAAAGATTGTACGAGAAGAAGACACCGCCAAGCATGTTGGTAGTGGTGGAGTAAGTGTTCTTTCAACACCTACTATGATAGCTTGGATGGAAAATGCAGCTCTACAATTGGCCGAGAAGTATTTGCCTGAAAACCAGACCACCGTAGGAATACATGTCGATATATACCATAAAGCACCAGCTCCCATTGGGGCAAAGGTCGATATTGAAGCTGAGCTTGTTGAAGTAAAAGGGAGAAGACTGGTATTCAAAGTAAAAGCATACTCTGGGCAAATAATTATTGGTGAGGGTATTCATGAGAGATATATTGTTGATAAAGACAAGTTTAAGGAGAAAATCAAGGAAGTTTTAGAAAAAATAGAGAAGGCAACGGAAACAACATAA
- a CDS encoding HAD family hydrolase, protein MIKLVSLDVWDTLLDIDVMLEAIARGIDSIAGKSFDLALATVYNVRRKIKALRQEKKIPMDQVLPFSQDMLAEALGVDVEVVKRGIARAVIDVSDKKLVVNDAKDALKKLKKKGYLVIALGNVMFWPSAYTRLLLEKTGLANYIDKQYYSDEINSYKPLADAFYKPLRDFDLSPEEAVHVGDSAKEDYEGALNAGLYAVLIDKNIDVEYMRSSEKGFVIKSIKYLPEVLDLIK, encoded by the coding sequence ATGATAAAACTTGTATCACTAGATGTATGGGATACGTTACTAGACATAGATGTAATGCTGGAGGCTATAGCTAGAGGAATCGATTCTATAGCTGGAAAAAGCTTTGATCTCGCGTTGGCAACAGTATACAATGTTAGACGAAAAATTAAGGCTTTAAGACAGGAGAAAAAGATACCAATGGATCAAGTATTACCATTCAGCCAAGATATGCTGGCTGAAGCACTTGGTGTTGACGTGGAAGTTGTTAAGCGTGGTATAGCTAGGGCAGTAATCGATGTCTCCGACAAGAAATTGGTCGTGAATGATGCTAAGGATGCATTAAAGAAACTCAAGAAGAAAGGCTACTTGGTTATAGCACTTGGCAATGTAATGTTTTGGCCATCAGCATATACTCGCTTGTTACTTGAAAAAACTGGTTTAGCAAATTATATTGATAAACAATACTACTCAGATGAAATAAACAGCTACAAGCCGTTAGCCGACGCATTCTATAAGCCTCTTAGGGACTTTGATTTGTCCCCTGAAGAAGCTGTACATGTAGGAGACTCTGCTAAAGAAGACTATGAAGGAGCACTAAATGCAGGTCTCTATGCTGTACTTATAGACAAGAACATCGATGTAGAGTATATGAGGTCCTCCGAGAAAGGATTTGTTATCAAATCAATAAAGTATTTGCCAGAAGTACTCGATTTAATCAAGTAA
- a CDS encoding molybdopterin biosynthesis protein has protein sequence MVSREDNRKIYHRLVSLNELFSIIEKYYSLKPLGIEVIDVSNALHRVLAEDIYAPIDHPPFDRSEVDGYAVKASNVMDAYEDRPVELSVKGYVAAGLEPKVIVSDGEAVEIATGAMIPRGADAVVMEEYTVRKGEKVLIYKSVYPGENITTAGSDISAGDLLLLRGTVLTHREIGLLAGMGIKHVKVYKRPRIAVFSTGNEVIEPGKKLQPGKVFDVNGYLITAIARESGADARYYGLLPDDYDVMYQKIKSALSENDIVVTSGGTSAGLGDLIYRVFDKLGEPGVIVHGVKVKPGKPTVVAVADGKLLLGLPGFPLSCYMIAFLVLKPIIEKISGIRRRSQTEIYAKLAIRVRKNLGRTWLLPVSLIHRGGEYIAYPVATKSGSISPLINSDGYVVLEEGRDLYLENEKVKVVLFRDLSRVPNFIIIGSNDVLLYKILVETGLIEEAKVIVTGSLGGWYAVKKGEADIAPTHLLDEETGLYNVPFIKKIGLEDRAVLVRGYDRRIGIVVEKGNPKGIKSIEDFIRKDIVIVNRTKGSGARVLLDINLKKIAKEKNVSFNELVKRINGYTYEVKTHTAVAAAVKHKRADAGIAIEIVAKMYDLDFIPLAWEHYDFLVHKESMNKQCVKQFIDSLKKSEIRKLISDTPGYRVPEDIGEVITSSYKF, from the coding sequence ATGGTGAGTAGAGAGGATAATAGGAAAATATACCATAGATTGGTTTCATTAAATGAGCTATTTAGCATTATTGAAAAATACTATTCTCTCAAACCACTGGGTATAGAGGTTATCGATGTAAGCAATGCGCTCCATAGAGTGTTGGCTGAAGACATTTATGCACCAATAGATCATCCACCTTTTGATAGGAGTGAAGTGGACGGATATGCTGTGAAAGCTAGTAATGTAATGGACGCCTATGAGGATAGGCCTGTCGAACTATCTGTCAAAGGGTATGTAGCAGCAGGGTTAGAGCCAAAAGTAATTGTTTCTGATGGTGAAGCTGTAGAAATAGCTACTGGTGCAATGATTCCTCGTGGTGCTGATGCTGTTGTTATGGAGGAGTACACTGTACGTAAAGGAGAAAAAGTTCTTATCTATAAGTCAGTGTACCCCGGTGAAAACATAACCACAGCTGGAAGCGACATCTCAGCCGGCGATCTGCTTTTGCTTCGTGGAACGGTTTTGACGCATCGAGAAATAGGATTACTTGCGGGTATGGGTATAAAACATGTTAAAGTCTATAAGAGGCCGCGAATTGCAGTCTTTTCAACAGGCAATGAAGTGATTGAGCCTGGGAAAAAACTTCAGCCAGGAAAAGTGTTTGATGTCAATGGATATTTGATCACAGCCATAGCTAGGGAGTCTGGTGCTGATGCTAGATATTATGGATTGCTTCCTGATGATTATGATGTTATGTATCAAAAGATAAAGAGTGCTCTTAGTGAAAATGACATAGTTGTTACGAGTGGTGGTACATCAGCTGGGCTAGGTGATCTTATATATAGAGTTTTTGATAAGCTAGGAGAACCAGGGGTTATAGTTCATGGCGTAAAAGTTAAACCGGGTAAGCCCACAGTTGTTGCTGTAGCTGATGGGAAACTTTTGCTGGGATTACCGGGTTTTCCTCTATCATGTTATATGATCGCTTTTCTAGTTCTTAAGCCAATTATAGAGAAAATAAGTGGTATTAGACGTAGGAGCCAAACTGAAATTTATGCGAAACTAGCTATTCGTGTTAGGAAGAATCTTGGTAGGACATGGCTTCTACCTGTATCTCTAATACACCGTGGCGGAGAGTATATAGCATACCCTGTTGCAACAAAGAGCGGGAGTATTTCTCCACTCATAAATAGTGATGGATATGTTGTTTTAGAGGAAGGCAGAGATCTTTATCTTGAAAATGAAAAGGTCAAAGTGGTATTATTTAGAGACTTAAGTAGGGTCCCGAACTTCATAATTATCGGTAGCAATGATGTTTTACTATACAAGATACTTGTAGAAACGGGTCTAATTGAGGAAGCAAAAGTTATTGTTACCGGGAGTCTTGGTGGATGGTATGCTGTAAAGAAAGGCGAGGCAGATATTGCCCCAACGCATCTACTTGATGAAGAGACTGGTCTCTATAACGTGCCTTTTATCAAGAAAATAGGGCTTGAAGATAGAGCAGTACTAGTGAGAGGATATGATAGAAGGATTGGTATTGTCGTTGAGAAAGGTAACCCAAAGGGTATAAAGAGCATAGAGGACTTCATTAGAAAAGATATCGTGATAGTAAATAGGACGAAAGGCTCTGGTGCAAGAGTATTATTGGATATAAACCTTAAGAAAATAGCTAAAGAGAAGAATGTGTCGTTCAATGAGCTTGTAAAGAGGATTAATGGTTATACATATGAAGTAAAAACACATACTGCAGTTGCAGCAGCGGTTAAGCATAAGAGAGCTGATGCAGGCATAGCAATAGAAATCGTTGCAAAAATGTATGATCTTGATTTCATACCGTTGGCCTGGGAGCACTATGATTTTCTAGTGCATAAAGAGAGTATGAATAAACAATGTGTTAAACAGTTTATTGACTCGCTTAAGAAGAGCGAAATACGGAAATTAATAAGCGATACACCAGGTTATCGTGTACCAGAAGATATCGGTGAGGTAATCACTTCTTCATATAAGTTTTAG
- a CDS encoding 4Fe-4S ferredoxin, protein MYRIPKAIDINAKSVLLREKKKLLIIGRCVEIEHSNLLDKFKQDYAIISVCLEEEHVNHVGFKIAGIIARNTYNEVSVLTVDGSMHCTQLHWMLEEIFKIMNLNDKITRKHYVIYKGKLYEIPLKAVKYSRYLFKISNLIDASNNK, encoded by the coding sequence GTGTATCGTATTCCTAAAGCAATAGACATCAACGCCAAGTCCGTTTTATTAAGAGAAAAGAAAAAACTATTAATAATAGGTAGATGTGTAGAGATCGAACATAGCAATCTATTAGACAAGTTTAAACAAGATTATGCAATTATCTCTGTTTGCCTCGAAGAAGAGCATGTAAATCATGTTGGATTCAAAATAGCTGGTATTATTGCCAGAAACACATACAATGAAGTATCTGTATTAACCGTTGATGGAAGTATGCACTGTACACAACTTCACTGGATGCTTGAGGAGATATTTAAGATCATGAATCTAAATGATAAAATCACAAGAAAACATTATGTTATTTATAAAGGTAAGCTTTATGAAATACCATTAAAAGCTGTAAAATATTCTAGATATTTATTCAAAATCTCTAATCTTATAGATGCTTCGAACAACAAATAA
- a CDS encoding MogA/MoaB family molybdenum cofactor biosynthesis protein, with translation MVVVSFTIIVVSDTIYYSGKEDISGEKAREIIESKGYKVLAKKIVPNDYKMIYRAVIESIKTSDVVLVIGGTGPSPRDISIDVVKQMSWRELPGFGELFRQLSYNEIGPRAAISRAGLFIVGESAVAVVPGSPHAVELALEKILLDIVDHLVREMRRISGEHKL, from the coding sequence ATTGTCGTGGTTTCGTTCACGATAATCGTTGTAAGTGATACAATATACTATTCAGGTAAGGAGGATATTTCGGGAGAAAAAGCACGAGAAATAATTGAGTCAAAAGGATACAAGGTTTTGGCAAAAAAGATCGTGCCAAATGACTACAAAATGATTTATAGAGCAGTAATAGAGTCAATCAAAACCAGCGATGTAGTTCTCGTCATTGGGGGGACAGGTCCTAGTCCAAGGGATATAAGCATCGATGTTGTTAAACAAATGTCGTGGCGTGAACTTCCAGGTTTCGGCGAACTATTTAGACAATTATCATATAACGAAATAGGTCCTAGAGCGGCAATATCTAGAGCAGGATTATTTATTGTTGGAGAATCCGCGGTAGCAGTTGTTCCTGGCTCCCCTCATGCCGTCGAGCTTGCTCTTGAAAAAATACTATTGGATATAGTCGATCACCTAGTTAGAGAGATGAGGAGAATCAGTGGCGAACATAAATTATGA
- a CDS encoding molybdopterin molybdotransferase MoeA, producing the protein MPRYWGSLPRLDEAIARAVRSIDVRLNVMEQDLWNSVNRIVAMDIRALMDNPPFDRSAVDGFAVKFSDTIGASPTNPVRLIVKGKIRPGELPDRVGVLEHGEAVEVYTGSFIPHGADAVIMYEDVVIGNGYIEVIKPVPQWANISRRGEDFKKGDIIVYKNTVLKPWHLVAIASQGMDKVLVYEKLRFGIISIGDELIKPGSNMTLSKVYASTEYLVKTMLDNLGFIETKYYGIIRDDIVELDNALNKAFNENDCVITIAGTSVSSQDIVPDYIESHGYWVVRGIAIRPGRTTSLAIVNNKPLFLLSGNPVAAWVGIEAFIKPVIAGVLKIELDPKPVVKAILKRRVTNQTGFRSFVRVFLEKTSQGLMAEPYMIHGSSIISSLLKAHGYIVINEDTEGYDEGEEVDVVLLNPL; encoded by the coding sequence ATGCCTAGGTACTGGGGCAGTCTTCCAAGACTTGATGAGGCTATTGCGAGAGCCGTAAGAAGTATTGATGTTAGATTAAATGTTATGGAACAAGATCTCTGGAATAGTGTAAATAGAATTGTTGCTATGGATATAAGAGCATTAATGGATAATCCGCCTTTTGATAGAAGTGCTGTTGACGGTTTTGCAGTTAAATTTAGTGACACCATAGGCGCTAGCCCAACAAATCCTGTTAGACTTATTGTTAAAGGTAAGATTAGGCCGGGCGAATTACCTGACAGAGTAGGTGTTCTAGAACATGGGGAAGCAGTAGAAGTATACACCGGCTCGTTTATTCCTCATGGGGCTGACGCTGTTATTATGTATGAGGATGTAGTCATAGGAAATGGGTATATTGAAGTAATCAAGCCTGTTCCGCAATGGGCTAATATTTCGCGTCGTGGAGAGGACTTCAAGAAAGGAGACATCATTGTATACAAGAACACGGTTTTAAAGCCATGGCATTTAGTTGCTATAGCATCACAAGGTATGGATAAGGTTTTGGTATATGAGAAATTAAGGTTCGGCATTATTTCTATAGGAGACGAGTTGATTAAACCAGGTAGTAATATGACTTTAAGTAAAGTGTATGCTTCAACAGAGTATCTTGTGAAAACAATGCTTGACAACCTGGGGTTTATTGAAACAAAGTATTATGGTATAATCAGAGATGATATTGTCGAACTCGATAACGCTCTAAATAAGGCATTTAATGAAAATGATTGTGTTATAACTATCGCTGGAACTAGTGTTAGTAGTCAAGACATTGTCCCTGATTATATTGAATCCCATGGATACTGGGTTGTCAGAGGAATAGCAATTAGGCCCGGTAGAACCACGAGCCTAGCTATCGTAAACAATAAACCCCTGTTTCTCTTAAGTGGAAACCCTGTTGCAGCTTGGGTAGGGATTGAGGCTTTTATTAAACCGGTAATAGCTGGTGTTCTTAAAATAGAATTGGATCCAAAACCTGTAGTCAAAGCCATTCTAAAGAGGAGAGTCACAAACCAGACAGGCTTCCGTAGTTTTGTCCGTGTCTTCTTAGAAAAGACAAGCCAGGGACTCATGGCCGAACCCTACATGATTCATGGAAGTAGTATCATATCAAGTCTCCTAAAAGCTCACGGATACATTGTTATTAATGAAGATACCGAAGGTTATGATGAAGGAGAAGAAGTTGATGTAGTGTTGTTGAACCCCCTGTAA